The Rhodopseudomonas palustris genome window below encodes:
- a CDS encoding peptide chain release factor 3, whose product MSDTAVPAEAPSSTPFSLAHEVARRRTFAIISHPDAGKTTLTEKLLLFGGAINLAGQVKAKGERRNTRSDWMKIERDRGISVVTSVMTFEFDGLVFNLLDTPGHEDFSEDTYRTLTAVDSAVMVIDAAKGIEARTRKLFEVCRLRDIPIITFINKMDRESRDTFDLLDEIEKTLALDTTPMTWPVGRGRDFLGTYDVLNGGVRLLEGGGAKTGAAEQITIEELGKRHANLDVAAVKEELELATEACKPFDLEAFREGHLTPVYFGSALRNFGVGDLLQGLGRYAPPPRAQESNLRKIAADEPKMSAFVFKIQANMDPNHRDRIAFARLCSGKLTRGMKAKLVRTGKAMPLSSPQFFFAQDRSVADEAFAGDVVGIPNHGTLRIGDTLTEGEDVTFVGVPSFAPEIVRRVRLGDAMKAKKLKEALQQMSEEGVVQVFRPRDGAPALVGVVGPLQLDVLKARLEAEYQLPVDFEVSEFQLARWISSDDRKKLDTFIANNGSSIADDVDGDPVYLAKNEFYLGYTRDRAEGITFSEIKDVKKVV is encoded by the coding sequence ATGTCCGACACCGCTGTTCCGGCCGAAGCGCCGTCCTCGACCCCGTTTTCGCTCGCCCATGAAGTGGCGCGGCGGCGCACTTTTGCGATCATTTCGCATCCTGACGCCGGCAAGACCACGCTGACCGAAAAGCTGCTGCTGTTCGGCGGCGCCATCAATCTGGCCGGCCAGGTCAAGGCCAAGGGCGAGCGCCGCAACACCCGGTCGGACTGGATGAAGATCGAGCGCGACCGCGGCATCTCGGTGGTCACCTCGGTGATGACCTTCGAGTTCGATGGCCTGGTGTTCAACCTGCTCGACACCCCGGGCCACGAGGACTTCTCGGAAGACACCTACCGGACGCTGACCGCGGTCGACTCCGCCGTGATGGTGATCGACGCCGCCAAGGGCATCGAGGCGCGCACCCGCAAGCTGTTCGAGGTCTGCCGGCTGCGCGACATTCCGATCATCACCTTCATCAACAAGATGGACCGTGAGAGCCGCGACACCTTCGATCTGCTCGATGAGATCGAGAAGACGCTGGCGCTCGACACCACGCCGATGACCTGGCCGGTCGGGCGCGGCCGCGACTTCCTCGGCACCTACGACGTGCTGAACGGCGGCGTCCGCCTGCTCGAAGGCGGCGGTGCCAAAACCGGCGCGGCCGAGCAGATCACCATCGAGGAACTCGGCAAGCGTCACGCCAATCTCGACGTCGCCGCGGTCAAGGAGGAGCTCGAGCTCGCCACCGAGGCCTGCAAGCCGTTCGACCTCGAGGCGTTCCGCGAAGGCCACCTGACGCCGGTGTATTTCGGCTCGGCGCTGCGCAATTTCGGCGTCGGCGATCTGCTGCAGGGGCTCGGCCGCTACGCGCCGCCGCCGCGCGCGCAGGAAAGCAACCTGCGCAAGATCGCCGCCGACGAGCCGAAGATGAGCGCCTTCGTGTTCAAGATCCAAGCCAATATGGATCCGAACCACCGCGACCGGATTGCGTTCGCGCGGCTGTGCTCGGGCAAGCTGACCCGCGGCATGAAGGCCAAGCTGGTGCGCACCGGCAAGGCGATGCCGCTGTCGAGCCCGCAGTTCTTCTTCGCGCAGGACCGCTCGGTTGCGGACGAAGCGTTCGCCGGCGACGTCGTCGGCATTCCCAACCACGGCACGCTGCGGATCGGCGATACGCTGACCGAGGGCGAGGACGTGACCTTCGTCGGCGTGCCGAGCTTTGCGCCGGAAATCGTCCGCCGCGTCCGGCTCGGCGACGCGATGAAGGCGAAGAAGCTGAAAGAGGCGCTGCAGCAGATGTCGGAGGAGGGCGTCGTGCAGGTGTTCCGCCCGCGCGACGGCGCGCCGGCGCTGGTCGGCGTCGTCGGCCCGCTGCAGCTCGACGTGCTGAAGGCGCGGCTCGAAGCGGAGTATCAACTCCCGGTCGATTTCGAAGTCTCCGAATTCCAGCTCGCGCGCTGGATCTCGTCCGACGACCGCAAAAAGCTCGACACCTTCATCGCCAACAACGGCTCGTCGATCGCCGACGACGTCGACGGCGATCCGGTGTACCTCGCCAAGAACGAATTCTATCTCGGCTACACCCGCGACCGCGCCGAGGGCATCACCTTCTCGGAGATCAAGGACGTGAAGAAGGTGGTGTGA
- a CDS encoding DUF4238 domain-containing protein, whose translation MAKEPKHHYIPEFYLRQWVDPASRKLVEYCRRYEGVVARPSFPGGTGYVRGLYKLPDALPGEEYIIETKLMQSIDNWASKALQSMLIEGSVPGKLDGQTALGWCQFLYSLIVRNPEHLERIEKKLATLDPGEVIENIRDDYSRLRGPGDPLEFDEYKAAFLQKRVEVPAIRVLPELVRSKRVVSVLASFRWQTMTVNAAKYPLLTSDRPIIITNGLRQPDAHLVLPISPRKLFIATKTEETFRKFVGMNSKELAEAVNNQVSQQARRFVFGGDDSQHRFVSNRLGKCVWSSPLD comes from the coding sequence ATGGCCAAAGAACCAAAACACCATTACATCCCGGAATTTTATCTGAGGCAATGGGTCGACCCTGCAAGCCGAAAGCTCGTCGAGTATTGCCGACGCTATGAAGGCGTAGTTGCTCGACCTAGCTTTCCCGGGGGCACTGGCTACGTTCGAGGCCTGTATAAACTCCCCGACGCGCTGCCAGGAGAAGAATACATTATCGAAACGAAGCTCATGCAGTCGATCGACAATTGGGCTTCAAAGGCACTCCAGTCGATGCTTATAGAGGGATCCGTTCCTGGAAAGCTCGATGGTCAAACAGCTCTTGGTTGGTGTCAATTCTTGTATTCGCTCATCGTCCGCAACCCCGAGCATCTGGAGCGGATCGAGAAGAAGTTGGCAACGTTGGATCCAGGAGAGGTAATTGAAAATATTCGCGACGACTACTCACGCCTGCGAGGACCCGGAGACCCGCTAGAATTCGATGAATATAAGGCGGCATTCCTTCAGAAACGTGTCGAAGTACCGGCAATCCGGGTGCTGCCCGAACTGGTAAGGAGCAAGCGCGTCGTCAGCGTGCTCGCGTCTTTCAGATGGCAGACGATGACTGTGAACGCAGCAAAGTACCCGCTCCTCACTTCCGATCGTCCCATCATCATCACGAACGGTCTCAGGCAGCCAGACGCTCACCTTGTCCTGCCAATCTCTCCGCGCAAGCTTTTCATCGCGACGAAGACCGAGGAGACTTTCCGGAAGTTCGTCGGAATGAACTCAAAGGAACTTGCCGAGGCGGTGAACAATCAAGTCTCCCAGCAAGCCCGCAGGTTTGTTTTCGGTGGCGATGACAGTCAACACAGATTCGTTTCAAACCGACTCGGCAAGTGTGTTTGGTCTAGCCCATTAGACTAG
- a CDS encoding SRPBCC family protein, which translates to MADAAARSPTSPFEIRHAVTIAAPPEAVFDYVTNPKSWPEWLPSSHALECDDRPMGFGDTFHEHWSTRTGPVDLDWLVIACDRPLLWIGLTQTSFMGPVVVHYTFEAVAGGTRFTRILRNPARPKPPTPEMVERMSAEAELGLGNIKKIVERR; encoded by the coding sequence ATGGCCGATGCAGCCGCCCGCAGCCCGACCTCGCCGTTCGAAATCCGCCATGCGGTGACGATCGCAGCGCCGCCCGAGGCCGTGTTCGACTACGTCACCAATCCGAAATCCTGGCCGGAATGGCTGCCCTCCTCACACGCGCTCGAATGCGACGACCGCCCGATGGGGTTCGGCGACACCTTCCACGAACACTGGTCGACACGCACCGGCCCGGTCGACCTCGACTGGCTGGTGATCGCCTGCGACCGCCCGCTGCTGTGGATCGGCCTCACCCAGACCAGCTTCATGGGTCCGGTGGTGGTGCACTACACGTTCGAGGCCGTGGCCGGCGGCACCCGCTTCACCCGCATCCTGCGCAATCCGGCACGGCCAAAACCGCCGACGCCGGAGATGGTCGAGCGGATGAGCGCGGAGGCGGAGCTGGGGTTGGGGAATATCAAGAAGATTGTGGAGCGGCGGTGA
- a CDS encoding tetratricopeptide repeat protein, producing the protein MRLKATWLCAVAATVIAGSVASAQEQKATPAAVVQQGYDALFNQMYQQPANLDVSFKFAHAAVERGDYEAAIGALERMLFFNPDLPRVKLELGVLYFKLASYEIARGYLLDAIKGGNVPDEIRGQVMAYLAEIDRRLSKHEYSVFLQGGMRYQTNANIGPNSLQVRALGQDAILDPRFGRKPDWNAFQSITAAYAYKLNMRGDAIETTFLGYNSRQFTQSQFNLGLLEGTVGHRVGIGQNASFKYYAIGDKVWLGDYSYFGALGGGLSARSTIGDNGQIEGYVETRHRKFTDSTYYPTAGTQTGDLTTAAITTDFRFGPVHWTTRGGYDVNKAVADYNSYKRYSIDMAFPVEFVVPVFGQPHQFVVAPTIGYSRSNYDAPNFIVDPTLVRREDEYRYGAILDAQIAGNVGVRTQVLYTKIDSNLPNYRTNNLSASLGPTVRF; encoded by the coding sequence GTGCGATTGAAGGCGACATGGTTATGCGCTGTGGCGGCGACGGTGATCGCCGGCTCGGTCGCGTCCGCGCAAGAGCAGAAGGCGACTCCCGCCGCGGTTGTGCAGCAGGGCTACGACGCGCTGTTCAACCAGATGTATCAGCAGCCGGCCAATCTCGACGTCAGCTTCAAATTCGCCCATGCGGCGGTCGAGCGCGGCGACTACGAGGCCGCGATCGGCGCGCTGGAGCGGATGCTGTTCTTCAATCCCGATCTGCCGCGGGTGAAGCTCGAACTCGGGGTGCTGTATTTCAAGCTCGCCTCCTACGAGATCGCGCGCGGCTATCTGCTCGACGCGATCAAGGGCGGCAACGTGCCGGACGAAATCCGCGGTCAGGTGATGGCGTATCTGGCTGAGATCGACCGGCGGCTGTCGAAGCACGAGTACAGCGTGTTCCTGCAGGGAGGCATGCGCTACCAGACCAATGCCAATATCGGGCCGAACTCGCTGCAGGTACGCGCGCTCGGCCAGGATGCGATCCTCGATCCGCGGTTCGGCCGCAAGCCGGACTGGAACGCGTTCCAGAGCATCACCGCCGCCTACGCCTACAAGCTCAACATGCGCGGCGACGCGATCGAGACCACCTTCCTCGGCTACAATTCGCGGCAGTTCACGCAAAGCCAGTTCAACCTCGGCCTGCTCGAAGGCACGGTCGGCCACCGCGTCGGGATCGGCCAGAACGCCTCGTTCAAATACTACGCGATCGGCGACAAGGTCTGGCTCGGCGACTATAGCTATTTCGGTGCGCTCGGCGGCGGTCTGTCAGCGCGCTCCACGATCGGCGACAACGGCCAGATCGAAGGCTATGTCGAGACCCGGCATCGCAAGTTCACCGACTCGACCTACTACCCGACCGCCGGCACCCAGACCGGCGATCTGACCACGGCGGCGATCACCACTGACTTCCGGTTTGGTCCGGTGCACTGGACCACCCGCGGTGGCTATGACGTCAACAAGGCGGTCGCGGACTACAACAGTTACAAGCGCTACTCGATCGACATGGCGTTCCCGGTCGAATTCGTGGTGCCGGTGTTCGGCCAGCCGCATCAGTTCGTGGTGGCGCCGACCATCGGCTACAGCCGCTCGAACTACGACGCTCCGAACTTCATCGTCGACCCGACGCTGGTGCGGCGCGAGGACGAATACCGCTACGGCGCCATTCTCGATGCCCAGATCGCCGGCAATGTCGGCGTGCGCACCCAGGTGCTCTACACCAAGATCGACTCCAACCTGCCGAACTATCGCACCAACAACCTGTCGGCCTCGCTCGGGCCGACGGTGCGTTTCTGA
- a CDS encoding FecR domain-containing protein, which translates to MRLSGWMIGAAALLAAGSGATLAVAQEVGKASAVNPAATANLRTISIGESIAHKERIKTTDKGSVQILFIDKTSMTVGPNSDLTIDEYVYDPNSGTGKLAARLGKGALRFVGGQISHTGDAEIKTAAATVGIRGGVAMIGTGFVFAGYGSSTVTTPGGTVTLGAGEFTQTPGAGQPPSPPGPPPPNFVQNLIQSFQSAPGQSGGAGQGTASRGNVQRAEARATGTPNGSVAGSLTPQVPTPLPPINQAASTLNQTIQTSTQQTAVEKTATQQASGTLFGFIGGLMTTWLTASSPTSGNYGYGTVGPFTGTAVVGVDAVRRRVQANFDGTVAHDANGNYLPGSFSYQFGFLDPSEDPQSGFYDQSNFAAGPAIRRNGAIVSTIDDAPITNQTGAMVTISREMAQQYGSALGFGNIQPCDCDYTKWGFWSSGSNQGPYYDWAHGFWVAGRPPTAGEVPLSGQASYVGHAVAAIQNDGSTYYAAGVFNNTVNFGARTGQVSVTGLDGTNYAGQVSLLSGTTGFAGSLAGDVGSRNMALVGSFFRGVSSPVGEMGGSLAVSGPGYLGAGIFAAKMK; encoded by the coding sequence ATGCGTCTGTCAGGATGGATGATCGGAGCTGCCGCACTGCTCGCGGCCGGGAGCGGCGCAACTCTCGCGGTGGCGCAGGAGGTCGGCAAGGCGTCGGCGGTGAACCCCGCCGCGACAGCAAACTTGCGGACGATTTCGATCGGCGAGTCGATCGCCCACAAGGAGCGGATCAAGACCACCGACAAGGGCTCGGTGCAGATCCTGTTCATCGACAAGACCTCGATGACGGTCGGGCCGAACAGCGATCTGACGATCGACGAATACGTCTATGATCCGAATTCCGGCACCGGCAAGCTGGCGGCCCGGCTCGGCAAGGGCGCGCTGCGGTTCGTCGGCGGCCAGATCAGCCACACCGGCGATGCCGAAATCAAAACCGCGGCCGCCACCGTCGGCATCCGCGGCGGCGTCGCGATGATCGGAACCGGCTTCGTGTTCGCGGGCTACGGCTCTTCGACGGTGACGACGCCCGGCGGCACGGTGACGCTCGGCGCCGGTGAATTCACCCAGACCCCCGGTGCCGGCCAGCCGCCGTCACCTCCGGGACCGCCGCCGCCGAACTTCGTGCAGAATCTAATTCAGTCGTTCCAGAGCGCTCCCGGTCAGAGCGGCGGCGCCGGGCAGGGTACCGCTTCGCGCGGCAACGTGCAGCGCGCCGAGGCCCGCGCGACCGGCACGCCCAACGGCTCGGTCGCCGGCTCGCTGACGCCCCAGGTGCCGACGCCGCTGCCGCCGATCAATCAGGCCGCCTCGACCCTGAACCAGACGATCCAAACCTCGACCCAGCAGACCGCGGTGGAAAAAACCGCCACGCAGCAGGCTTCAGGCACGCTGTTCGGCTTCATCGGCGGCTTGATGACGACGTGGCTCACCGCCTCGAGCCCGACCTCCGGCAATTATGGCTATGGGACGGTCGGCCCATTCACCGGCACCGCGGTGGTCGGTGTCGATGCAGTGCGTCGTCGTGTCCAGGCCAATTTCGACGGCACCGTCGCGCACGATGCGAACGGCAATTATCTGCCGGGATCGTTCAGCTATCAGTTCGGCTTCCTCGACCCGAGTGAAGACCCGCAAAGTGGCTTCTACGACCAGTCGAATTTTGCCGCCGGGCCGGCGATCCGCAGGAATGGCGCGATCGTCTCGACTATCGACGACGCGCCGATCACCAACCAGACCGGCGCGATGGTGACGATCTCCCGCGAGATGGCACAGCAATACGGCTCGGCCTTGGGCTTCGGCAACATCCAGCCGTGCGATTGCGACTACACCAAGTGGGGATTCTGGAGCAGCGGCAGCAACCAGGGGCCTTATTACGATTGGGCTCATGGCTTCTGGGTCGCCGGCCGGCCGCCCACCGCCGGCGAGGTGCCGCTCAGCGGGCAGGCGAGCTATGTCGGCCATGCTGTCGCAGCGATTCAGAACGACGGCAGCACGTATTACGCGGCCGGCGTCTTCAACAACACGGTCAATTTCGGTGCGCGGACCGGGCAGGTGAGCGTCACCGGCCTCGACGGCACCAACTACGCTGGCCAGGTTTCGTTGCTCTCGGGAACGACAGGCTTCGCCGGATCGCTCGCCGGCGACGTCGGCTCGCGCAATATGGCGCTGGTGGGATCGTTCTTCCGCGGCGTGTCGAGCCCGGTCGGCGAGATGGGCGGCAGCCTCGCGGTCAGCGGCCCGGGCTATCTCGGCGCCGGCATCTTCGCGGCGAAGATGAAGTAA
- a CDS encoding CHASE2 domain-containing protein has translation MRLLSRGTHPLFGRAVRGWVRLRRLFRGKYMRAVLAALATLIALTALRTYEPRIVTETKERAFDAYQRLAPRPPGNDLPVRIVDIDDASLAAFGQWPWPRTRLAALTKRLGELGAGVIAYDIIFSEPDRTTPERLIADLNASDLPDRDRAVALLKSLPDHDTSFAEAMQQTPTVLGFAASQRPNDTRPSVKTGLAFVGVAPANVLPPFRGAVSNLPQLDAVAAGIGAINLSASDRGGVVRRLPMLMSDGARVYPSLAVEALRVAQGQKGVIIRGTGASGDDDVGDAALVDMRIGQFKLPLTHDGEAWLYFNRDRADRYVSAKDVLDPAQTEQMRDRLEGTIVLIGTSASGLGDVRATPIGQVMPGVAIQAQMIEQIVSQEFLERPDWANGFEIVMTLLLGSLVAALVLIAGARFSLVACALVFVGAIGGSWIAFSHFRLLIDPVYPSLATLLTYIAVERVLHTASDREKKFVRQAFGQYLAPDLLAQLERTPDGLRLGGEQRELSVMFMDVRGFTPISEALSATELVDFINTLLSPLSDAIQDELGTIDKYIGDSIMAFWNAPVDVPDHALRACHAALKMRSIVEQLNDSDAFGFAARGFADPVVRIGIGLNTGAACVGNMGSSRRFNYSAMGDVVNVAARIESASKEFGTDLLVSEEVARAAPKLALLEAGEIRLKGKSHPARLFALAGDEAFAASDAFTELQRLHLDLLDALAAGDGARAQTTVAACRALAPPAVTGLYDHFVRRAAALADVARPVLDRAGG, from the coding sequence GTGCGGCTGCTGAGCCGGGGGACGCATCCGCTGTTCGGCCGCGCCGTCCGCGGCTGGGTTCGGCTGCGGCGGCTGTTTCGCGGCAAGTACATGCGCGCGGTGCTCGCCGCGCTGGCGACACTGATCGCGCTCACGGCGCTGCGGACCTACGAGCCGCGCATCGTCACCGAAACCAAGGAGCGGGCCTTCGACGCGTATCAGCGGCTGGCGCCGCGGCCGCCGGGCAACGACCTGCCGGTGCGGATCGTCGATATCGACGACGCGTCACTCGCCGCGTTCGGCCAGTGGCCATGGCCGCGCACGCGGCTGGCGGCGCTGACCAAGCGGCTCGGCGAACTCGGCGCCGGCGTGATCGCCTACGACATCATCTTCTCCGAACCGGACCGCACCACGCCTGAGCGGCTGATCGCCGATCTGAATGCCTCCGATCTGCCGGATCGCGATCGCGCCGTGGCGCTGCTGAAGAGCCTGCCCGATCACGACACCAGCTTCGCCGAAGCGATGCAGCAGACGCCGACCGTGCTCGGCTTTGCCGCCAGCCAGCGCCCGAACGACACGCGGCCCTCGGTGAAGACCGGCCTGGCATTTGTCGGCGTGGCGCCGGCCAACGTGCTGCCGCCGTTCCGCGGCGCTGTCTCCAATCTGCCGCAGCTCGACGCCGTCGCGGCCGGGATCGGCGCGATCAATCTGTCGGCAAGCGATCGCGGCGGCGTGGTGCGGCGGCTGCCGATGCTGATGTCCGACGGCGCGCGGGTGTATCCGAGCCTCGCGGTCGAGGCGCTGCGGGTGGCACAGGGCCAGAAGGGCGTCATCATCCGCGGTACTGGCGCGTCCGGCGACGACGATGTCGGCGATGCCGCACTGGTGGATATGCGGATCGGCCAGTTCAAGCTGCCGCTGACCCACGACGGCGAAGCCTGGCTGTATTTCAATCGCGACCGCGCGGACCGCTACGTGTCGGCCAAGGACGTGCTCGATCCGGCCCAAACCGAGCAGATGCGCGACCGGCTCGAAGGCACCATCGTGCTGATCGGCACCTCCGCATCCGGTCTCGGCGACGTCCGCGCCACGCCGATCGGGCAGGTGATGCCGGGCGTCGCGATCCAGGCGCAGATGATCGAGCAGATCGTGTCGCAGGAGTTTCTCGAGCGGCCGGACTGGGCGAACGGCTTCGAGATCGTGATGACGCTGCTGCTCGGCTCGCTGGTCGCAGCGTTGGTGCTGATCGCCGGCGCGCGGTTCTCGCTGGTCGCCTGCGCCCTGGTGTTCGTCGGCGCGATCGGGGGCTCGTGGATTGCGTTCTCGCACTTCCGGCTGCTGATCGATCCGGTGTATCCGTCGCTGGCGACGCTATTGACCTACATCGCGGTCGAGCGGGTGCTGCACACTGCATCGGACCGCGAGAAGAAGTTCGTGCGCCAGGCGTTCGGCCAGTATCTGGCGCCGGATCTGCTGGCCCAGCTCGAACGCACGCCGGACGGCCTGCGGCTCGGCGGCGAGCAGCGCGAGCTGAGCGTGATGTTCATGGACGTGCGCGGCTTCACCCCGATTTCCGAGGCGCTGAGCGCGACCGAGCTGGTGGATTTCATCAACACGCTGCTGTCGCCGCTGTCGGACGCGATCCAGGACGAGCTCGGCACCATCGACAAGTATATCGGCGACTCGATCATGGCGTTCTGGAACGCGCCCGTCGATGTGCCGGATCACGCGCTACGCGCCTGCCACGCCGCGTTGAAGATGCGCAGCATCGTCGAACAGCTCAACGACAGCGATGCGTTCGGGTTTGCCGCCCGCGGCTTCGCCGACCCGGTGGTGCGGATCGGCATCGGCCTCAACACCGGCGCGGCCTGCGTCGGCAACATGGGCTCGTCGCGGCGTTTCAACTACTCGGCGATGGGCGATGTGGTGAACGTCGCGGCGCGGATCGAGAGCGCCTCGAAGGAATTCGGCACCGATCTGTTGGTGTCCGAAGAGGTGGCGCGCGCCGCGCCGAAGCTGGCGCTGCTCGAAGCCGGCGAGATCAGGTTGAAAGGCAAGTCGCACCCGGCGCGGCTGTTTGCGCTTGCCGGCGACGAGGCGTTCGCCGCATCGGACGCCTTCACCGAACTGCAGCGGCTGCATCTCGATCTGCTCGATGCACTCGCCGCTGGTGACGGAGCGCGTGCGCAGACGACGGTGGCCGCGTGCCGCGCCCTAGCGCCTCCGGCGGTGACCGGTTTATACGATCACTTCGTCCGGCGCGCTGCGGCGTTGGCCGACGTGGCTCGGCCGGTGCTGGACCGCGCCGGCGGTTAG
- a CDS encoding sensor histidine kinase produces MTRNSLSRTFLAPWLLGATLLLFIVIAGALVLNLVRLRDSFAWVQQTNKALLAISAIQQAVLEAETSERGFLLTGIETYRDSYIRARDALATRLDGLRAVLADNPEQIAHIDELRLLTDMRMAQLGRVVELGPDRMREALDILEQARVDRLTERIETSLSVLTRAEQLLLIQRLSKHDRESLAAALITACLLILAVGSAAIAAFLLEHQRAVTRQQEADQRLQALQAELLRVARLSTMGEMSSALAHELNQPLAAVTNYVQGSRRLIEASSHPDKSKISTALDKAAQQTLRAGAVIQRLREFVGRGETDKTIESLRAIAEDALALASVLTRDRPVDVALSLDPAFDRVLVDKVQVQQVFLNLIRNAFEAMREQRERKLTIGSRLVEDDMVEVVVADSGPGLDSLIAERIFQPFATTKPDGMGVGLSISQTIIQAHGGSIKAEPAPGGGTLFRFTLPCADPIRQQISFSPAAE; encoded by the coding sequence ATGACTCGAAACTCGTTATCAAGAACATTTCTCGCGCCGTGGCTGCTCGGCGCGACCTTGCTGTTGTTCATCGTCATCGCCGGCGCGCTGGTGCTCAACCTGGTGCGGCTCCGGGACAGCTTCGCTTGGGTGCAACAAACCAACAAAGCTCTGCTGGCGATCTCCGCCATCCAGCAGGCCGTGCTCGAAGCTGAGACCAGCGAGCGCGGCTTCCTGCTCACCGGCATCGAGACCTATCGCGACAGTTACATCCGCGCCCGCGACGCCCTCGCCACCCGGCTCGATGGGTTGCGCGCGGTGCTCGCTGATAATCCCGAGCAGATCGCCCATATCGACGAACTCAGGCTGCTGACCGATATGCGCATGGCCCAGCTCGGCCGCGTGGTCGAACTCGGCCCCGACCGAATGCGGGAGGCGCTGGACATTCTGGAACAAGCGCGGGTCGACCGGCTGACCGAGCGGATCGAGACCAGCCTGTCGGTCCTGACGCGCGCCGAGCAGCTGCTGCTGATCCAGCGCCTCTCGAAGCACGACCGCGAAAGCCTCGCCGCGGCGCTGATCACCGCCTGTCTGCTGATCCTCGCGGTCGGGAGCGCGGCGATCGCCGCCTTCCTGCTCGAACATCAGCGCGCGGTGACGCGGCAGCAAGAGGCCGACCAGCGGCTGCAGGCGCTGCAGGCCGAGCTGCTGCGGGTCGCGCGGCTCAGCACCATGGGCGAAATGTCGAGCGCTCTGGCGCACGAACTCAATCAGCCGCTCGCCGCCGTCACCAACTACGTGCAGGGCTCGCGGCGACTGATCGAAGCCAGCAGCCATCCCGACAAGAGCAAGATCAGCACCGCGCTCGACAAGGCCGCGCAGCAGACGCTGCGCGCCGGGGCGGTGATCCAGCGGCTGCGCGAATTCGTCGGCCGCGGCGAGACCGACAAGACCATCGAAAGCCTGCGCGCGATCGCCGAGGACGCCCTTGCGCTGGCCTCGGTGCTGACCAGAGACCGGCCGGTCGATGTCGCGCTGTCGCTCGATCCTGCGTTCGACCGCGTGCTGGTCGACAAGGTCCAGGTGCAGCAGGTGTTTCTCAACCTGATCCGCAACGCATTCGAAGCGATGCGCGAACAGCGTGAGCGCAAGCTGACGATCGGCAGCCGCCTGGTCGAAGACGACATGGTCGAAGTCGTGGTCGCCGACAGCGGCCCGGGCCTCGACTCCCTGATTGCCGAGCGGATCTTCCAGCCGTTCGCCACCACCAAGCCGGACGGCATGGGCGTCGGCCTGTCGATCTCGCAGACCATCATCCAGGCGCATGGCGGCTCGATCAAGGCCGAGCCGGCGCCCGGCGGCGGCACGCTGTTCCGCTTCACCCTGCCCTGCGCCGACCCGATCCGCCAGCAGATCTCGTTCAGCCCGGCGGCGGAGTAA
- a CDS encoding TetR/AcrR family transcriptional regulator translates to MATRLFMERGFDATTIDAVAEEARVSKLTVYSRYTDKRGLFEAALRREIERWMAPLSHGVEERRNNPSNGSLENWFLNIGRQVQEIGIRPEVIAIMRTLSFQAANFPDLARLAHEEGWGRAVATLARLFDHLIEQGLVRVPDSMVAAETFLNIVVGPLTRLTMFGIPIDEKYRERQLRLAVKLFVNGIKPVDP, encoded by the coding sequence GTGGCCACCCGCTTGTTCATGGAACGCGGGTTCGATGCCACCACGATCGATGCCGTCGCTGAGGAAGCGCGGGTCTCCAAGCTCACCGTCTATTCGCGCTACACCGACAAGCGTGGCCTGTTCGAAGCGGCGCTGCGGCGGGAGATCGAGCGCTGGATGGCGCCGCTGTCGCATGGTGTCGAAGAGCGTCGCAACAATCCGTCGAATGGATCGCTGGAGAACTGGTTCCTCAACATCGGACGCCAGGTACAGGAGATCGGCATCAGGCCGGAAGTTATCGCGATCATGCGCACGCTGTCGTTCCAGGCGGCGAATTTCCCTGATTTGGCGCGGCTTGCGCATGAGGAAGGGTGGGGGCGGGCGGTCGCGACTCTGGCGCGCCTGTTCGACCACCTGATCGAACAGGGCCTCGTTCGCGTCCCCGACAGCATGGTGGCGGCCGAGACGTTCCTCAACATCGTGGTGGGTCCGCTGACGCGGCTGACGATGTTCGGCATCCCGATCGACGAGAAGTACCGCGAGCGTCAGCTCCGTCTCGCGGTCAAACTGTTCGTCAACGGCATCAAGCCGGTCGATCCGTAA